The Persicobacter psychrovividus genome window below encodes:
- a CDS encoding ATP-binding protein — translation MDKLHRTFRNIINSTDLSFQRKFDINWKNRMTAIIGARGVGKTTWILQQIKQRFPNLEQVLFASLDDLIFSSRTLVDVVDEFYAYGGRFLFLDEVHKYANWSQELKNIYDSYPDLKVVFTSSSILNIYKGEYDLSRRVIQYQMDGMTFQEFLELKYQIKSPALTFEQILDHEYEVQLAEIGEEKVLSYFHEYLSEGYYPFTIEPNFHFRLKKALEQVIDIDLLKIESMTLAKGQKIKKVLAIIADMVPYKPNISALSKKINIHRDEISLAFHLLERARILNLLIADTKGFNVLPKPEKIYFENTNLAYALSSEPEIGNVRETFFLNAMKNAGLAVNESKKSDFLVSRKWTFEIGGRNKTLQQIKGLENTFIVQDGITRGALQALPLWAFGFLSNTFLKES, via the coding sequence ATGGATAAACTGCATAGGACCTTTCGTAATATCATTAATAGTACTGACCTGAGTTTCCAAAGGAAGTTTGATATCAATTGGAAAAACAGGATGACGGCCATTATTGGGGCACGTGGGGTAGGGAAAACAACTTGGATTTTACAACAGATCAAACAGCGATTTCCTAATTTGGAGCAGGTGTTGTTTGCGTCGCTTGATGATCTAATATTTTCGAGTCGGACGTTGGTTGATGTTGTGGATGAATTTTATGCCTATGGCGGTCGTTTCTTGTTTTTGGATGAAGTTCACAAATATGCTAACTGGTCGCAGGAACTGAAGAATATTTATGACAGCTACCCTGACCTCAAGGTAGTCTTTACCAGTTCGTCCATTCTCAACATTTACAAAGGGGAGTACGACCTGAGCAGGCGAGTGATTCAATATCAAATGGATGGAATGACTTTTCAGGAGTTTCTTGAGTTGAAGTATCAAATTAAATCTCCAGCCTTAACCTTTGAACAAATTCTGGATCATGAGTATGAGGTTCAGCTTGCTGAAATTGGCGAAGAGAAGGTGCTGTCTTACTTCCACGAATATTTGTCTGAGGGATATTATCCGTTTACCATTGAGCCTAACTTTCATTTCCGACTGAAAAAAGCACTTGAGCAGGTTATCGATATTGATCTTTTAAAGATTGAATCCATGACCTTGGCTAAGGGGCAAAAGATCAAGAAGGTTTTGGCGATTATAGCGGACATGGTTCCGTACAAGCCCAACATTTCTGCATTGTCAAAGAAAATCAATATTCACCGGGATGAAATATCGCTTGCATTTCACTTGTTGGAACGGGCACGAATATTAAATCTTCTGATTGCCGATACCAAAGGCTTTAATGTGCTACCAAAGCCAGAAAAGATTTATTTTGAAAACACTAATCTGGCGTATGCACTAAGTAGTGAGCCTGAAATAGGTAATGTGCGGGAAACCTTTTTTCTTAATGCGATGAAGAATGCTGGCTTAGCGGTGAATGAATCTAAAAAATCAGACTTTTTGGTAAGCAGAAAATGGACCTTTGAAATTGGCGGTAGAAACAAGACGCTGCAACAAATCAAAGGCTTGGAGAATACTTTTATTGTTCAAGACGGTATCACACGGGGAGCTTTACAAGCATTACCACTTTGGGCTTTTGGCTTCTTGTCAAATACTTTTTTGAAGGAGAGTTAG
- a CDS encoding IS3 family transposase yields MEVKSVTERQVMVDEEHADLSIRRQCELLQISRSGWYYKPKGESELNLELMRVIDKEYLEHPFRGVPSMTSFLINDCGYPINKKRIERLYKVMGLRSLLPGPHTSKPSPENKIYPYLLRNLEITHSNQVWETDISYVPIAKGFMYLMAVIDVHSRYIVGWSLSNTMSAEWCRNTIQECINNHGAPEIVNTDQGSQFTSDLFTGYLLGQGVTISMDGKGRATDNIYIERFWRTVKYEDIYLNEYRDGLKLQIGLIEYMNFYNNERRHSSIDEKRPCDLYQSKPHSTTSEAKVSASLESVKGG; encoded by the coding sequence ATCGAAGTAAAGAGCGTTACCGAAAGACAGGTGATGGTCGATGAGGAACATGCTGATTTAAGCATTAGACGTCAATGTGAGCTTCTCCAAATTTCTCGTTCGGGCTGGTATTACAAGCCAAAAGGGGAAAGTGAATTGAATCTTGAATTGATGCGTGTAATTGACAAAGAATACCTTGAGCATCCTTTTCGAGGGGTACCTTCTATGACTTCGTTTTTGATTAATGATTGCGGTTATCCGATCAATAAGAAGCGAATTGAACGTCTGTACAAAGTCATGGGGCTTCGTTCTCTTCTTCCTGGTCCGCACACTTCAAAACCTTCACCTGAAAATAAAATATACCCCTATTTACTTAGAAACCTTGAAATAACCCATTCAAATCAAGTTTGGGAGACGGATATCAGCTATGTTCCTATTGCAAAAGGGTTCATGTATCTGATGGCTGTGATTGATGTCCACTCTCGATATATTGTAGGCTGGTCACTCTCAAACACCATGTCAGCAGAGTGGTGCCGCAATACAATTCAAGAATGTATTAACAACCATGGCGCTCCTGAAATTGTCAATACAGACCAAGGGAGTCAATTTACGAGTGATCTCTTTACGGGCTATCTCTTAGGCCAAGGAGTAACTATTAGCATGGATGGAAAAGGTCGAGCAACCGACAATATTTACATTGAACGATTTTGGCGAACGGTCAAATATGAAGATATTTATTTGAATGAGTATCGCGATGGATTAAAGCTGCAGATAGGACTTATCGAATATATGAACTTTTACAATAACGAAAGAAGGCATAGCTCAATCGATGAGAAAAGGCCCTGCGATCTTTACCAATCCAAGCCGCACTCAACAACATCAGAAGCAAAAGTAAGCGCTTCCTTAGAATCAGTCAAGGGCGGGTAA
- a CDS encoding transposase, with translation MKSRRKFSPKFKAKVALEAIKEQQSTAELCQKYEISPAQIGQWKQLFLENASSVFEKGSKAIKQESDHEGALNKLYSKIGQLQVENDFLKKASSK, from the coding sequence ATGAAAAGCAGAAGAAAATTTAGCCCCAAGTTTAAAGCCAAGGTAGCACTTGAAGCGATCAAAGAACAACAAAGCACAGCGGAACTTTGTCAGAAATATGAAATCAGTCCTGCACAGATTGGCCAATGGAAACAACTTTTTTTGGAGAATGCATCGAGTGTTTTTGAAAAAGGGAGTAAGGCTATCAAGCAGGAATCTGATCATGAAGGAGCGTTAAATAAATTATACTCTAAAATAGGACAACTTCAAGTTGAGAATGATTTTTTAAAAAAGGCCTCATCGAAGTAA
- a CDS encoding HTH domain-containing protein encodes MSFIQQVNRLNRIDLLIRRKATGSPKELANLLEVSPRTITNSINILRDLGADIYFCHSSKSYVYSARFSFKLGYDSTN; translated from the coding sequence ATGTCATTTATACAACAAGTTAATCGACTCAATAGAATTGATTTATTAATTAGAAGGAAGGCAACGGGATCTCCAAAGGAATTGGCTAACCTTTTAGAGGTTTCTCCAAGAACAATTACTAATTCTATAAATATTTTGAGAGATCTCGGAGCTGATATATATTTTTGTCATTCATCTAAATCATATGTGTATTCAGCTAGATTTTCATTTAAATTAGGCTATGATTCTACGAATTAA
- a CDS encoding plasmid mobilization protein translates to MPRPKSKSLRKKRINFFVDQEEYEVLQKNALEKGRNIPAFCREITLSKDHENPKDNTITSATNFHELKIEIARLGNNLNQIARRMNMDEMYDSDVERIHQVLDYLGELKRKS, encoded by the coding sequence ATGCCACGTCCCAAATCAAAATCGCTTCGAAAGAAGCGTATCAACTTCTTTGTTGATCAAGAAGAATATGAAGTATTGCAGAAGAATGCACTTGAAAAGGGGCGCAACATCCCCGCTTTTTGTAGAGAAATAACCTTGAGTAAGGACCATGAAAATCCGAAGGATAATACCATTACTTCTGCTACGAACTTCCATGAGCTCAAAATTGAAATTGCCCGCCTGGGCAATAACCTCAATCAGATTGCACGACGGATGAATATGGATGAGATGTATGATTCGGATGTCGAAAGAATTCATCAAGTGCTGGATTATTTGGGCGAACTAAAGCGGAAATCATGA
- a CDS encoding Tn3 family transposase, translated as MLHQGNQWTYYTQYFQPILGNEAKPAQNKLHQIYALFAFGHNLGAYQTVEHSPSPSIDG; from the coding sequence TTGCTTCACCAAGGCAACCAGTGGACATATTACACCCAATATTTTCAGCCCATTTTGGGCAATGAGGCAAAACCTGCACAAAATAAGCTCCATCAAATTTATGCGCTGTTTGCCTTTGGTCATAATCTTGGCGCCTATCAAACGGTCGAACACAGCCCCAGCCCATCAATCGATGGGTAA
- a CDS encoding recombinase family protein, which yields MKSIIYSRVSTKEQSTTRQVQELKSVPSFEVEKVFHEKISGFTKTAAERPALGRALAYLKAHSEINCLMVHEISRLGRNTLDVLSLIEQLRLEGIKIYIHNLGLTINTGDAKEEAFSKLIITLMADLARLESEQMSYRIKSGIRARKEKGLHTGRKVGSKESDEKFLSKHTDIVKYLKKGFSYREIQRLCKCSPNTVQKVVGLMKNE from the coding sequence ATGAAGTCCATCATCTACTCCCGAGTATCCACCAAGGAACAATCCACCACCCGCCAGGTGCAGGAGCTCAAATCCGTGCCCAGCTTTGAAGTCGAAAAGGTGTTCCATGAGAAGATTAGTGGTTTCACCAAGACGGCAGCTGAACGCCCAGCTTTAGGCAGGGCACTCGCCTACTTGAAAGCGCATTCGGAAATCAACTGCTTGATGGTCCACGAGATTTCACGGCTTGGTCGGAATACGCTCGACGTGCTTTCACTGATCGAGCAGTTGAGATTAGAAGGAATAAAAATTTACATTCACAATCTTGGACTAACGATCAATACCGGCGATGCTAAAGAAGAGGCATTTTCAAAACTCATCATCACGCTAATGGCTGACCTTGCTCGCCTCGAAAGCGAGCAGATGTCCTACCGGATCAAAAGTGGTATTCGGGCCCGCAAGGAAAAAGGACTTCATACTGGCCGGAAGGTTGGCAGTAAAGAGTCTGATGAAAAGTTTTTGTCTAAACACACTGATATTGTTAAATACCTCAAAAAGGGCTTTTCTTATCGGGAGATCCAGCGGTTGTGTAAGTGTTCGCCAAATACGGTGCAGAAGGTGGTGGGGCTTATGAAAAATGAATAG
- a CDS encoding replication initiation protein — MSIIPSEYKNYRIVKGNKLVNAKEKLTAVQHRIIALMSAKITKEDTNFNEVEIKIKHILGIAAGEKVGGGYKRVREAAEGLGRVALEVEDDEGNWKVYSLITVAEGNVREDFITVKFSDEMKPFFLQLNGNYTQYMLGNVYHFQSAYSFRVYELLRQYYPKITQRTFEYNHLRELLGLEPKRYARFDNFKANVLNVSQREINQYSDMEIDFTLERSNKKVVKIHYTMKQNKKAISEAEVVESTIAKPSQEDNMVQKPMLDALASKDKSFPDWFNQTYAENMIKEYGADYLQFCIA, encoded by the coding sequence ATGAGTATAATCCCGTCAGAGTACAAGAATTATCGAATTGTAAAAGGAAACAAGTTGGTCAATGCGAAGGAGAAACTTACCGCTGTTCAGCATCGGATTATTGCCCTAATGTCTGCCAAGATTACAAAAGAGGATACCAATTTCAATGAGGTTGAGATCAAGATAAAGCACATTTTGGGCATTGCCGCAGGAGAAAAGGTAGGTGGTGGATACAAAAGGGTTCGTGAAGCAGCAGAAGGCCTGGGTCGTGTTGCACTGGAGGTTGAGGATGACGAAGGGAACTGGAAAGTATATTCGTTAATTACAGTAGCCGAGGGGAATGTGCGTGAAGATTTTATCACTGTAAAGTTCTCTGATGAGATGAAACCATTTTTCCTTCAACTCAATGGTAACTACACCCAGTACATGTTGGGCAATGTTTATCATTTCCAAAGTGCGTATTCGTTCCGAGTTTATGAACTTTTGCGTCAATACTATCCAAAAATTACACAAAGGACCTTTGAGTATAATCATTTACGTGAGTTGCTCGGGTTGGAGCCCAAAAGGTATGCCCGGTTCGATAATTTTAAAGCCAATGTGCTTAATGTAAGCCAGCGGGAAATCAATCAGTATTCCGATATGGAGATTGACTTTACGCTTGAGCGTTCCAATAAAAAGGTGGTGAAGATTCACTATACCATGAAGCAGAATAAGAAAGCGATTTCTGAAGCGGAAGTGGTGGAAAGTACGATAGCCAAACCTTCGCAGGAAGATAATATGGTTCAAAAGCCAATGCTTGATGCACTGGCCAGTAAGGATAAAAGCTTCCCTGACTGGTTCAATCAGACCTATGCGGAAAATATGATAAAGGAATATGGTGCTGATTACCTGCAATTCTGTATTGCTTAG
- a CDS encoding ATP-binding protein → MSQRQALPIGIQTFEDLRTGGADYLYIDKTAHIHEMTKLTKGYYFLSRPRRFGKSMLCSTLQALFEGKQELFEGLYIHDKWDWSENFPVVRIDLSAANYKDLGAVETRVWINLNRNAEFHGIELKITDSLGGAFEELILRIYQKYDKKVVVLIDEYDKPIQDTLSNEDDLASNSLDVLRGFYSALKASDQYIRFCFMTGITKFTGVGLFSGANNFNDISLDQRYASICGFTQNELETNFGDYFDGVNMEEVQAWYNGYNYLGDKVYNPFDILMFLDKGAYFDNYWWDSGQPSFIAKIFSQGKVMPYQIDNLVLPSEELKQFDLNHLNLVSLLWQAGYLTIAEQIKIPMRGYRYRMAIPNNEVQVSLNKLFFSDLTTLRQSSQHHNYKAYDAIIDNQLGDFEKAIKAMFASIPYNNYVQNNINKFEGYYASVIYAYLMALGLKTRTEEAISSGRIDMVMESPTHIYVVEFKVNAPKPEGDERGEALDQIHEKKYYEPYLNDGRKIVLIGMHFSEEEKNLNWFKPEEWKLNQNTNN, encoded by the coding sequence ATGAGCCAAAGACAAGCATTGCCGATCGGAATACAGACTTTTGAGGACCTTCGAACAGGGGGGGCTGACTATCTATATATAGATAAGACAGCACATATTCACGAAATGACAAAACTTACAAAAGGTTACTACTTCCTTTCCCGCCCTCGCCGTTTCGGTAAGTCGATGCTGTGCTCAACCTTGCAGGCTCTTTTTGAAGGAAAACAGGAACTCTTCGAAGGCTTATATATTCATGACAAATGGGATTGGTCGGAGAACTTTCCCGTAGTTAGGATTGATTTGAGTGCGGCCAATTATAAAGATTTGGGTGCTGTTGAAACAAGGGTTTGGATTAATTTGAATCGAAATGCTGAATTTCATGGTATTGAGTTGAAGATCACAGATAGTCTTGGCGGAGCATTTGAGGAATTAATCTTGAGAATTTATCAGAAGTATGATAAGAAGGTAGTAGTCTTGATCGATGAGTATGACAAACCTATTCAGGATACGTTATCGAATGAGGATGATTTGGCTTCAAATTCTTTAGATGTTCTTCGTGGATTCTATTCAGCCCTTAAAGCCTCAGATCAGTATATCCGTTTTTGCTTCATGACCGGCATTACCAAATTCACAGGAGTTGGGCTATTCAGTGGTGCGAATAATTTCAATGATATCTCCTTAGATCAACGATACGCTTCTATTTGTGGTTTTACTCAAAATGAATTGGAAACCAACTTTGGTGATTACTTCGATGGGGTAAATATGGAGGAAGTTCAGGCGTGGTATAATGGCTACAATTACCTCGGAGACAAGGTTTACAATCCATTCGATATTTTGATGTTTTTAGATAAGGGGGCCTACTTTGATAACTACTGGTGGGATTCTGGTCAGCCGAGTTTTATTGCCAAAATTTTCTCACAAGGGAAGGTGATGCCATATCAGATCGATAACTTGGTGTTGCCGTCGGAGGAGTTGAAGCAATTTGATTTGAATCACCTGAATTTGGTTTCGTTATTGTGGCAAGCAGGTTATCTGACGATTGCTGAGCAGATAAAAATACCAATGCGAGGGTACCGTTACAGGATGGCGATTCCAAATAATGAGGTTCAGGTTTCTTTGAATAAGTTATTTTTCAGTGATTTAACCACCCTAAGACAAAGTAGTCAGCATCATAATTATAAGGCTTATGATGCGATCATTGATAATCAATTAGGTGATTTCGAAAAAGCCATCAAAGCGATGTTTGCATCGATTCCATATAACAATTATGTGCAAAACAATATCAATAAATTTGAGGGGTATTATGCTTCTGTTATTTATGCTTACCTGATGGCATTGGGTTTAAAGACCCGAACCGAAGAAGCTATTTCCTCAGGACGAATTGATATGGTGATGGAAAGTCCAACGCATATTTATGTAGTGGAATTCAAGGTCAATGCACCGAAACCTGAAGGTGATGAAAGAGGTGAAGCCCTGGATCAGATTCATGAGAAAAAATACTATGAGCCGTATTTGAATGACGGTCGGAAGATTGTACTGATTGGGATGCATTTTAGTGAAGAGGAGAAGAATTTGAATTGGTTTAAGCCGGAGGAGTGGAAATTGAACCAAAACACCAACAATTAA
- a CDS encoding helix-turn-helix domain-containing protein translates to MADLARLESEQVSYRIKSGIRARKEKGLHTGRKVGSKESKDKFLAKRQDIVRYLEKGFSYREIQRLCKCSPNTVQKVVEAIKG, encoded by the coding sequence ATGGCGGACCTTGCCCGTCTGGAAAGTGAGCAGGTGTCCTACCGAATAAAAAGTGGGATTCGGGCACGAAAAGAAAAAGGTTTGCACACGGGACGTAAGGTGGGCAGTAAGGAATCCAAGGATAAGTTTTTAGCGAAGCGCCAGGATATAGTCAGGTATCTGGAAAAGGGGTTTTCCTATCGGGAGATCCAGCGGTTGTGTAAATGTTCGCCGAATACGGTGCAGAAGGTGGTAGAAGCAATAAAAGGCTGA
- a CDS encoding type II toxin-antitoxin system HipA family toxin: protein MEHVKKIKVMLRWTDDQQLPVGELVQHDRRLLFKFHPEMLDRNLSLSPIKLPLSKEVVDMSAFPFDGLAGVFNDSLPDGWGRLLLDRKLTAMGLPFQQLTPLDRLAYVGQNGAGALVYYPEMEQESTTTQVLLEQWEHECNEVYDGASSDLLESLFQAGGSSGGARPKVNLLYNPKADTLRKGNIPESGEEHWLIKFPSSLDMSDISNVEYAYYLMAKEAGISMSPCRLFFGESGKPYFGTKRFDRIGNHRLHMHSASGLMHDNFRLSNMDYGHLMDGAFQLQKDVRCYEDVLRLAAFNIFGHNRDDHSKNFSFLMDQSGTWTMAPAYDLTFSNSGHGFHSTMVAGESQNPGSKHIKELAKYFSVNNVSHIIEQVKDALSNWSQFADQAGVTEASKKAITKTINNLLAER from the coding sequence ATGGAGCATGTGAAAAAGATAAAAGTGATGTTGCGATGGACTGATGATCAGCAGTTGCCCGTCGGTGAGTTGGTGCAACATGATCGCCGGTTGCTGTTCAAATTTCATCCTGAAATGCTTGACCGTAATTTGTCGTTATCGCCGATTAAGCTACCGCTAAGCAAAGAGGTAGTAGATATGTCAGCTTTTCCTTTTGATGGTTTGGCGGGTGTTTTTAATGACTCCTTGCCCGATGGTTGGGGGCGTTTGTTGCTTGACCGAAAGCTGACTGCGATGGGGCTGCCGTTTCAGCAATTGACACCATTGGATCGGCTGGCATACGTGGGGCAAAATGGCGCTGGAGCTTTGGTTTATTACCCCGAAATGGAACAGGAAAGTACCACCACACAAGTTTTGTTGGAGCAGTGGGAGCATGAGTGTAATGAGGTCTATGATGGTGCGAGCTCGGACCTGTTGGAGAGCTTGTTTCAGGCGGGAGGTTCTTCTGGAGGGGCCCGCCCAAAAGTGAATTTACTTTACAACCCAAAAGCCGATACACTTCGCAAAGGAAATATACCTGAATCAGGAGAGGAACACTGGTTGATCAAGTTTCCCTCTTCATTGGATATGTCTGATATTTCCAACGTTGAATATGCTTACTATTTGATGGCGAAAGAGGCGGGAATATCCATGAGTCCGTGCCGTCTTTTCTTTGGGGAAAGTGGAAAGCCGTATTTTGGGACGAAACGATTTGACCGGATCGGGAATCATCGATTGCACATGCATTCTGCCAGTGGACTGATGCATGATAACTTTCGATTGAGTAATATGGATTATGGTCATTTGATGGATGGAGCTTTCCAACTTCAAAAAGACGTACGCTGTTATGAGGATGTTTTGCGTCTGGCAGCTTTCAATATTTTCGGCCATAACCGTGATGACCACAGTAAGAATTTTTCCTTTTTGATGGATCAAAGTGGAACGTGGACAATGGCGCCAGCTTATGACTTGACCTTTTCAAACTCAGGTCATGGATTTCATTCTACTATGGTCGCTGGTGAAAGCCAAAATCCAGGCTCCAAACACATCAAAGAATTAGCAAAATATTTTAGTGTAAATAATGTAAGCCATATTATTGAGCAGGTCAAAGATGCTTTGTCCAACTGGTCGCAGTTTGCAGACCAGGCCGGAGTAACGGAGGCTTCAAAGAAAGCCATAACAAAGACCATTAATAATTTGTTGGCGGAGAGGTAG
- a CDS encoding BRCT domain-containing protein yields the protein MWNIGVEGKVFCFTGKFTYVKSDCEMFVLQHGGDVKSGFNQAVTHLVVGDYDSNAFGRAISSKEEKARKFNEKGGNVEIINEKDIEQMIG from the coding sequence ATGTGGAACATAGGCGTAGAAGGGAAAGTATTCTGCTTCACAGGGAAGTTTACTTATGTAAAAAGTGATTGTGAGATGTTCGTCCTTCAGCATGGTGGCGATGTAAAATCTGGATTTAATCAGGCTGTTACACACCTGGTAGTAGGGGATTATGATTCCAATGCTTTTGGAAGAGCAATATCTTCGAAGGAAGAGAAAGCACGTAAATTCAACGAAAAAGGTGGAAATGTTGAGATCATCAACGAAAAGGACATTGAGCAAATGATCGGGTAA
- a CDS encoding helix-turn-helix transcriptional regulator, translating into MLSFGNTPQRQADALAERFRIIRKQQGFTQAHLAERSGVSLSSLKRFEQQGEIALLALLKLAHVLNCLDDFEKLFQKKEQEVGKNLDQLFSEDW; encoded by the coding sequence ATGTTATCATTTGGAAATACCCCCCAACGGCAAGCCGATGCTCTGGCCGAACGTTTCAGGATCATTCGTAAGCAACAAGGATTTACCCAGGCACATTTGGCTGAACGGTCGGGGGTGTCTTTGAGTAGCTTGAAGCGCTTTGAACAACAAGGAGAAATCGCTTTGTTGGCTTTGCTGAAATTAGCGCATGTCTTGAATTGTTTGGATGATTTTGAAAAGCTGTTTCAAAAGAAGGAGCAAGAAGTCGGAAAAAATCTGGATCAACTATTTAGCGAGGACTGGTGA
- a CDS encoding Tn3 family transposase — MPSAILQKLGIHGRKTKLYKAFRELGRVRRTIFLCEYIQNTQVQQAIQQATTKIESYNSFCDWITFGGERIMTGDPIEQEKRVRYTTLIANNIMLHNVQQLTQIIKDLRSDNNTITEPMLQSLSPYMTDHIRRYGDFVLNIDNVPEPLVYEM; from the coding sequence TTGCCCTCGGCCATCCTCCAAAAGCTTGGCATCCATGGCCGAAAAACCAAACTCTATAAAGCCTTCAGAGAATTGGGAAGAGTCCGAAGAACCATCTTTTTGTGTGAGTATATCCAAAACACCCAAGTGCAACAGGCCATCCAACAAGCCACCACAAAAATAGAATCCTACAACAGCTTCTGCGACTGGATCACCTTCGGAGGAGAGCGAATCATGACCGGTGACCCGATCGAACAAGAAAAACGTGTCCGCTATACCACCCTAATCGCTAACAATATCATGCTCCATAATGTCCAGCAACTCACCCAAATCATCAAAGACCTTCGATCTGATAATAATACCATTACTGAACCGATGCTCCAATCCCTCAGTCCCTATATGACCGACCACATCCGAAGGTATGGTGATTTTGTACTCAATATAGATAATGTGCCGGAGCCATTGGTTTATGAAATGTGA
- a CDS encoding T9SS type A sorting domain-containing protein, with amino-acid sequence MDGNSLSKISFTDDNTCTSFQFKLDNWSYLNDKWNIINLLNTSSALYAVLNKSNGVITVLIRDPHQITSPINIGLDFLVPDLDHISRWISCTKLYIPVELNRNTLSWGSKELKSTYLQNERPIININSSSSIVKKWSSPGNVKFVVGGQEYNTYVGTSNEVQLIFGSYGSHVDINVQLGECESPANQITASTFVKSSVISAPSISGPLTQSGSSVSNPKTYTEYYYSASPAIGADEDGQVYWKFIDPHGLNEFDYTGNPIKTTVYFVGSWEIKCRKRINSSYSGWTTNYVNFSAGFSSLLYPNPAVTELTLSNQIIIPSNSTYTIHDFQGFVVKNGTMNNNQNKIDVSELPSGSYIVFIDLNGYIHKERVMIE; translated from the coding sequence ATGGATGGCAATTCTTTATCTAAAATTTCTTTTACGGATGATAACACCTGTACCTCTTTTCAATTTAAGCTGGATAATTGGTCATATTTAAATGATAAATGGAATATTATTAATCTCCTTAATACTTCTTCAGCTCTTTATGCTGTCTTAAATAAAAGTAATGGTGTAATAACGGTATTAATCCGTGATCCTCATCAAATTACCTCCCCAATTAATATCGGTCTTGATTTCTTAGTCCCTGATCTTGATCATATATCACGATGGATTAGTTGCACTAAACTCTACATTCCTGTAGAATTGAATCGTAATACGTTGAGTTGGGGCTCTAAAGAGCTGAAATCTACTTACCTTCAAAATGAACGTCCCATAATTAATATTAACAGTAGCAGCTCTATCGTAAAAAAATGGAGTTCTCCTGGTAATGTTAAATTTGTAGTCGGTGGTCAGGAATATAATACTTATGTAGGTACTTCTAATGAGGTTCAATTGATTTTTGGTAGTTATGGTTCTCATGTCGATATAAACGTTCAACTTGGTGAATGTGAATCTCCTGCCAATCAAATCACTGCTAGTACTTTTGTCAAATCCTCCGTTATTTCGGCACCTTCTATATCTGGGCCTTTAACTCAGAGTGGTTCTAGTGTTTCCAATCCAAAAACATACACTGAGTATTATTATAGTGCAAGCCCTGCAATAGGCGCTGATGAAGATGGGCAAGTGTATTGGAAATTTATTGATCCGCATGGTTTGAATGAGTTCGATTATACTGGTAATCCGATCAAAACTACAGTTTATTTTGTTGGTTCTTGGGAAATAAAATGTAGAAAGCGGATTAATTCTTCTTACAGTGGTTGGACAACTAATTATGTTAATTTTAGTGCTGGGTTTAGTAGTTTGTTATACCCTAATCCTGCGGTTACTGAATTAACACTTAGTAATCAAATAATTATTCCTTCAAATTCTACATATACTATTCATGACTTTCAAGGATTTGTTGTTAAGAACGGCACGATGAATAATAATCAAAATAAAATAGATGTTTCTGAATTACCATCTGGAAGTTATATTGTTTTTATTGATTTAAATGGCTATATTCATAAAGAAAGAGTTATGATTGAATAA
- a CDS encoding relaxase/mobilization nuclease domain-containing protein: MIANTVIGTSFQGVFNYCLGEKKGAKVLGFSEDIIMKGDGDPLFFAKQFEGHVADYRHTLRSDFKNVVDHTSLSFGYQDELNEQELLEIAQKFMIDKGYEDCQYVVIQHFDTEHMHVHLVLNRVDESGG; the protein is encoded by the coding sequence ATGATTGCGAATACTGTGATAGGTACCAGTTTTCAGGGAGTATTTAATTACTGTTTGGGAGAAAAAAAAGGAGCCAAGGTGCTCGGTTTTTCGGAGGACATTATCATGAAAGGGGATGGAGATCCCTTGTTTTTTGCAAAACAGTTTGAGGGACATGTTGCTGATTATCGGCATACACTTCGGTCCGATTTTAAAAATGTGGTGGACCATACTTCTTTGAGTTTTGGGTATCAAGATGAGCTAAACGAGCAGGAGTTGCTGGAAATAGCCCAGAAATTTATGATAGATAAGGGCTATGAAGATTGCCAATACGTCGTGATTCAGCATTTTGATACCGAGCATATGCATGTACATTTAGTCCTTAATCGGGTGGATGAATCGGGTGGATGA